CCGTACATCGTCATGTTCCAGTCCATGCCCAAGGTGGCGCTCGCGCCGCTGGTGGTCGTCTGGTTCGGTCTCGGGCTGACGTCGAAGGTGGTGAGCGCGGCGCTGATCGCCTTCTTCCCTTTGCTGGTAAATACTGTCGTCGGGCTGCGCTCGGCCGACGAGGACCGCGTCGATCTGATGCGCTCGCTGGGAGCGACGCAGCTGCAGATCTTCTGGATGCTCCGGCTGCCTTCCGCGCTCTCGTTCATCATGGCCGGGCTGGAGGTGGCGATCGTCTTCTCGCTGGTGGGAGCCATCGTCGCCGAGTTCGTCGGCGCGGAAGCGGGGCTGGGCATGCTGATCCAGAGCCGCAACTTCAGCATGGACGTGGCGGGCGAGTTCGCGGTGCTGTTCATCCTCGCGGCGATGGGACTCGCGCTCAACGCCGTGCTGGCGGCCATCCGGCGGCGCGTGCTGTTCTGGGATCCGTCCCAGAAAGCGGCGTCGGCGGCGTCGCTGAAAGGCGGGCTATGAAAACGACG
The sequence above is a segment of the Deltaproteobacteria bacterium genome. Coding sequences within it:
- a CDS encoding ABC transporter permease → MTSVRKSALRALLFVASLALWEAAVRILKVPAFILPPPSAIGAALVRGAASGIYLQHFFVTLAETLLGFALGSTVAFVLGMALAASPLTEYFLYPYIVMFQSMPKVALAPLVVVWFGLGLTSKVVSAALIAFFPLLVNTVVGLRSADEDRVDLMRSLGATQLQIFWMLRLPSALSFIMAGLEVAIVFSLVGAIVAEFVGAEAGLGMLIQSRNFSMDVAGEFAVLFILAAMGLALNAVLAAIRRRVLFWDPSQKAASAASLKGGL